AGAAGCCGAGAAACTTGCCTGGTCCCGGTACGACGATAGCCTCTACGCGCCCGTGACGCAGATCGATCTCCAAATCTGAAATTTGCCCAAGCCGTTTCCCATCAAGAATATTCACCACTTCTTTGGTCTGGAAGTCAGAGATTTTTACCATTCTTCCTCACCTTCTTTTCTCCGTTACTTACAGTATATGAGTCCAAAGAGGAATATGTCCGCTTCTTTGCCAAAAAGTAAGTCGATTGAAAACGAATGCTTCCGCTCGTACAAAAAACCCGAACGGTACAAGACCGCCGGGTCACCTATGTGGTTTCTCATTACGATTGAACGTGCTTTTGCATATGGGCAATTGCCGCTTTTTCTAATCGGGAGACCTGTGCCTGTGAAATACCGATTTCCTCTGCTACTTCCATCTGCGTTTTTCCTTCGTAAAAGCGCATGGATAATATCATTTTTTCTCGGTCACCTAGCCGCTGCATTCCCTCACGAAGCGCAATTTCCTCGACCCACGTGACATCTTTGTTCTTCTCGTCACTAATCTGATCCATGACATAAATCGGATCGCCACCATCCTGATAAATCGGTTCAAACAATGAAACCGGATCCTGGATCGCATCGAGTGCAAACACGACATCTTCTTTGGCTACGTTCAATTCCTGAGAAATCTCGATAATGGTAGGCTCTCGCGAATGTTTGTTGGTCAGATTGTCACGCACCTGCAAGGCCTTGTACGCGATATCTCGCAAAGAACGGGAAACGCGAATCGGATTGTTGTCCCGTAAATAGCGTCGAATTTCTCCGATGATCATTGGTACGGCATACGTGGAAAACTTCACATTTTGCCCGAGATCAAAGTTGTCGATCGCTTTCATCAACCCGATGCAGCCCACTTGAAACAAGTCATCCACGAACTCCCCGCGATTGTTGAACCGTTGGATTACGCTCAGCACCAGTCGCAAGTTGCCGTTGACCAGCTTTTCGCGGGCTGCCAACTCCCCACTTTGCAGGCGCTCAAACAATTCCCGCATCTCTTTGTTTGTCAACACCGGAAGCTTGGAGGTATCTACCCCGCATATCTCTACCTTATTGCGCGTCACGTCTTTCCCTCCTCGAAGCAAGAAAAAAGTCCCTAACCCGGTTGTCTTGAAAGGCCGCGTAACTGACGCGTAGCCGACCAAGAAGGTGGCAAAAACCACCATCTGTTTCGGTTTAGGAACAGTATCCCCCCAAGCTGGGAAAATATGCGTTAGACCATCTTGTTGAATTCTTTTCGCAACCGTTTTATAATTCGCTTTTCCAAACGGGAAATATACGACTGTGAGATACCCAACAAATCCGCAACATCCTTTTGTGTCTTTTCCTCTTCTCCTGCTAAGCCGAAGCGCAGCTCCATGATAATTCTCTCGCGGTCAGACAGTTTATCCAGTGCTTTTTTCAGCAGCTTTCGATCCACTTGGTCCTCGATGTTTTTATAGATCGTGTCATTCTCCGTACCCAAAACATCTGAGAGCAACAGTTCATTGCCGTCCCAGTCAATGTTAAGCGGTTCATCAAAAGATACCTCTGAGCGAATTTTATTATTGCGGCGAAGATACATGAGGATTTCGTTTTCAATACAACGAGAAGCATATGTTGCCAGCTTGATGTTCTTGTCTGGATCAAAGGTATTCACTGCCTTGATCAAGCCGATGGTGCCAATGCTGACCAAGTCCTCAATGTTAATTCCCGTATTCTCAAACTTGCGGGCGATGTAAACGACCAGACGAAGATTGCGTTCAATCAACATACCGCGGACAGCCGGATCACCGGACGGAAGTCGTCCGAGCAGCAGCTCCTCTTCTTCTCTGGTCAACGGTGGAGGCAATGCTTCACTCCCGCCAATATAATAGACTTCTTCGGCGCGTACACCAAGCCAGAGCAAGATTCGGTACCAGGTCAACTGGAGTTGTAGGCGAAGTTTTACATACATGATTAGCCCTCCTGTTTGAGAATAAAGGTTGATTCTTCCGCTTCATAAGTTTCCATCATGGCTGGGTGCACGATGGCCTGATACTTACCGTCAGCGGCCAATGGGATGGGGTTAAGCCCGATCAGCACCCGTTCTGTTTCAAAACGAATCCCATCTTGCACGACCATGACATGGTCTGGTTTGATTGCGAGTAAAAAATCCATCCCTCTTGACACGCTGCGATACGGGATCAAGCGTACCCGCGACTGCCATTCCAGCGGCAGATGGTCCCAAGATCCGTCCAGCTTCTCCCACACTCCACCGTTTTCATCGGCTTGTCGGAGAAGCGACGGCGGAAGCAAATGTGCGAACATGCGATTTTCCATTATCATGACGGGTATGCGTGTAATCGGTTCGTGGAGCTGGTTTCCTGTATCCACAAGTCCACGGCAAATGACTTTTTCCCCAGCTAACGTAACGACGACATCAACGAGAAAGGTTTCGATTCTTCGCGGCTCCTGAATCGCGCGGTAGCTCCTTTTCCCGAGGAAAAAGATCAGGATAAACCCAATCAAAACAATCGCCAAAGTAGGCTTGAACCCAACGCCAAATCCATCATTATGCGTGACAACCAGTCCATTTACAATTTCACTCTGCGGTGCCAAAAAATACTGTAGCCCAAGCACTCCTCCTCCGAACACAAATGCGACAAAGTAAAAAATGATCAAGTTTTGCGCAAAAGACAACAACCTCCTATTCCCAAAAGCAATCCACAGCATGATGACAGAAAAGAGCAGTTTGACCCACCATTGATACATCGGAGAAAACACAGGAAAAAAGAAAAAGACCAGATACGCGGAGCCAAACAGGGAGGCAAGTATCATTCTCCACCACACCATGCGCTCTTTACGAAAATAAGCAGTAAACCAGAGTAACAAGGTATCAATAGCTACATTCAGGAGTAGAATGATATCAAGATACACAACCACTTGCTTTCCCCCTCATCTTCTGACCGACTTGGCAGCAAGCATATGTCCTAGCAAAAATGGTAAATAGTAGGACGACTTCTATCAGTAAAAGCAGTATATATCAATGTGTATGTAAAGTCTGTCAATTCTTGACGGTGTTTTTTTGGTTTTTTTGTCTAACATTTTTCAGCTAATCAACGAAAAAAAGCCTTGTCCCCACTGACGGGAACAAGGCTTTTGACAGTCGTTTTTCACTTTAGTTTTTGTTGCGGCGGCGATTGCGCAGGAATGCTGGAATATCCAGATTATCCAGGTTGCCCATGGAGAAGAAGGATTTGTCTTCCTCTTCTTCCTTCGCTCGGCTGTTATTCGTATTGGAAACTGGTGTCGGACGATTGCCAGGCGTATTGACCGCCTGTTGTTGACGGCGAGGGGCTTCCGGAGCCCGTTGAGCATGCTCAAAGCCTGTGGCAATAACTGTCACGACCAATTCATTCTTTAATTCCTCGTTAATCACAGCACCGAAAATCATATTCACATCTGGGTCCGATGCGGAAGCCACGATGTCTGCTGCTTCGTTTACTTCGTACAAGCTCAGGTTGGTACCGCCTGTAATGTTCATGAGAACACCGCGTGCACCATCAATGGAAGTCTCGAGAAGTGGGCTGGAAATAGCACGGCGAGCAGCTTCAGCCGCACGATTCTCTCCGCTGCTTACACCGATTCCCATGAGAGCGGAACCACGCTCAGTCATGATCGTCTTCACGTCAGCGAAGTCCAGGTTGATCAAGCCAGGTGTTGCAATCAAATCGGAAATACCTTGAACCCCTTGACGAAGAACGTTGTCTACTTCGCGGAATGCTTCGAGCATTGGCGTATTCTTATCAACGATTTCCAAAAGACGATCGTTAGGAATCACGATCAGTGTATCTACTTTTTCTTTCAAAGCAGAAATACCGATTTCACCGTGCTGGGAACGTCTGCGACCTTCAAAGGAGAACGGACGGGTTACTACACCAACTGTAAGAGCACCCATCTCCTTGGCGATCTCTGCAACAACAGGTGCTGCCCCTGTACCCGTACCACCGCCCATACCAGCCGTTACGAATACCATATCAGCTCCACGCAGAGCGTTCTCAATCAAATCACGACTTTCTTCCGCTGCTTTTTTACCGATCTCAGGATTCGCACCTGCTCCCAATCCACGTGTCAGCTTTTCACCAATTTGCAGCTTCATATCGGCATTAGAGAGTTGGAGTGCTTGCGCGTCAGTGTTCAAGGTGATGAACTCTACACCTTTCAACCCTCCTGCGATCATGCGGTTTACTGCGTTACTACCGCCGCCGCCGCAACCAATAACTTTAATTCGTGCAAAGGATTCCATATCCATATCAAATTCCAGCATATTGCTAGTCCTCCCCAATTCAACATAAGAAAACTTCGTGGCTACAGAAGCCTGTCAACTAAACACAATGGAACGAATCGAAACCCGTCTTCGTCATTGTAGTTAAGCTCGATAAAGCGAACTCCATTAAATAAATTCGCTAAACCAGTTTTTTACTTTTTCCATCAAACCGCCGCCTTCTGCTTTTGGCTTAGACGAAACAGTTTGCTTCTGAGTGCCCTTGAATGAGGGGGTGACGCGAATGCTGCGGCGCTCCATCAACTGCAAGGCATATTGAATCAAACCTACCCCGGTGGTGTAGGCAGGATCTCGCACTCCGATGTAATCAGGAATCGCAATTCGAACAGGTGCGTCCAATTCTTCTTTTGCCAATTCCAACATGCCCGGCATAGCTACGGTACCACCCGTAAGAACATAGCCACCTGCAATTTCGTCGCGATAGCCCAATTTGTATACAGCATCCTCGACTAATTGGAATATTTCCGCAGCGCGCGGCTCGATAATATTGGCCAAATCCACTTGCGTAAATTGTTTTTCGACTTCACTGCCAATCCGGTTCACCTTGAACTTCACATCTTCGGATGCTTCGTCAATAAGGGCACAGCCGTTTTTGGTTTTCACACGATCTGCCACATCTGTATGCGTTCGCAGTCCGAGTGAAATATCGCTCGTAATGTGGTCGCCACCGATGCCGATCACGGTGGTCGCTGCCAGTTTCCCCTGCTCGAATACACCGATCGTGGTAGAACCCGCACCGATGTCGACAAGAACGACACCCATATTTTTGTCATCTTTGGATAGAGCAACAGTGCTAGCCGCAAGCGGTTGCAAGAATATTCCAGCTACACGCAGATTGGTTCGTTGAGCACAGCGAACGATGTTATGTACGACCGTTTTCAACCCGGTCACAATGGTCCCTTCCATTTCCAGTCGGACACCAATCATCCCACGCGGGTCCTTAATACTCCCTTGTCCATCAACGATGTACTCCTTTGGGACTACCTCGATGATTTCACGGTCTGGAGGAATAGCCACGACCTTCGCTGCCTGAATTACGCGTTGAATATCTTCTTCTCGTATCTCACGGTCTTCGCTGGATACAGCGACAACCCCTTGGGTTTCATGCAGATCGATATGGTTTCCAGTGATCCCTACATACACTTCTTCGATTGAAACGCCAACCATGCGCTCTGCATGATCAACCGCTTCCCGGATGGCATGCACGGTTTGGTCGATGTCTACAATCACGCCCTTCTTGATGCCTTCTGAGTGTGATTGTCCGACGCCGATGATGTTGATGGAACCATTGTTGATCTCGCCAATCATGACGCGTACTTTGGATGTTCCAATGTCTAGGCTGACTATGAATTCATTGCTTACCAAACCTGTGACACCTCCCCTGCTACGTCTTTTTTCTTGCTAAAGTGAGAACACCTGCATAAATTATTCCACACAGGACTACCATTCCCTTTTTTTCTTATTGATTTTTTGTAAAAAAATGACCATCTTCCCATTTTTCTTCGCGCTATTCTTGCTGATTGATCCATTTGGATAGAACAATTCTCCTAATGACAGCGAGATTGTTGAACAACCGGACCCCGAAAGCCACGATCGCAGCCAAATACAGATCAATCCCCAAGAACCCTCCAATGAAGGCCAAGCCTGCTGCAAAAAGTGTGTTGAAAAAGAATCCAGACATGAAAATACGAACGTTAAAAGTACGCTCTAAAAACGAACGAATCCCCCCAAAGATCGTATCCAATCCAGCCAAGAGGGCTATTGATAGATAGCTGCTATACTCCTGGGGCACACGCCAATCCAGCAGGAAGCCGACAACAAGACCGACAATCAGTCCGATAAGCGGGAGCCACATGGTTACGAATCTCCTTTTTGTTTCACAGGTTTCATAAATTGAATGACACGTGTTTCGTTATTCGCTGAAATCATCAGCTTGTCCCGTTTTTCTGCCAGCACCTTTTTATTCGCCAGCTGGAAGTTCTCCTCTACACCCTCCAGCTTCAATGCGGACAACAATACTTCAGGCTCCCCCAATGCTTTTATCTCATACGGAGCCCTGATCGTCCTGGTATCGATTTGGATGACGTCTCCCACATTGCGGATTGCAGTGGTAGCAATCAGTCGATGGCCATTAATGGAAACAGCTTGTGCTCCGTTTGCAAACAGGATATTTACCAACCAGCGCAAATCTTCATCGTCAATCGTATAGTCTCCTACAACAGGCACAGGCATATGTTCATCCAAAACTGGTTCTTCAGGCGTAGGGGCATCGACAACATCAATAACAATGCCTTCTCCCTCCATCCCTACCATACCAGCCATCCGGCGAGTCCGTGCCAACTCCTCTTTCATAACGGAGATACTTTCATCTTCACTGAGGGAGGTTTCGTATTGGTAGTACAGCTGATTATACTTTGAAATGTCTGCAAGCAGGTTTTTGTGTTTCTCCAGTTCTTTTTGCAACGTGGTCCGAAGTTCCGCGATGCTGCGAGACTCTTTATGCACAGGATGAAGACTGCTTCGTAATTGCACAGTCAACATCACACCTATGATAGCACTAATGATGGCAAGAATAAATGTGATTTTACGGCTTTTTTGTAACATAGGTAAACGCATCCTTTTATTTAGGAGTGTTTCGTTTTCGCGTCACCAACAAAGGCAGGCAGTTCAACCTTCTCTTTTTTGGCTACGCTTATTTGGACAAAGTCTTGCAAGGAGTGCAAAACACCTCCCGGCAAGTTCAAAGCACTGTCTAGTGTGTCGGGATTCCCTATCGCTGTTACTACGAATGGAGCGGCCGACTTGATGCCGTTTACGATGATCGTAGGTCCAATGCAACGAATTTCGGAATTGCTCACCACACGCTGCCCATTAATGCTGATGGCCTCTGCTCCTGCTGCACGCAGTTCATTGACGACCAGACGTACATCCTGCTCATGCACGATGTAGTTCGCGATGTCTGCGCTGTTCGCTGCATTCTGGCTATCCTGCATCGTTATGACGATACCCGGTCCTTCGACAGCGACTACCCCTGCCAACATCCGCGCTGCATCCAGTTGACTGAGTGTATCAGCAGCCTCCGATTTGCGCTCCGCCATCGCCTCTTCCACTTTTCCCACCTGACGCTGCAAATCGAGCAGTTGACTTTCCAGATGCCGATTTTGCTCCTTCTCAGCCAAAATCCGATCATTCAATTGCGTTTCCTGTTGGAACAGCTGATCATTCATCCGTTCTTTGCGCGTAAGCTTGTTCGTTTCGAAGGAAGTGGCCACTAGAAAGCCGGTAGAAAACGTCACGATGGTTAAATACAAATGAAATTTGCGACGACGACTCATTGTCTACTTTCCCCTTTTTCATTTACTGCTGTGGCTGTTCTTGCCCTTCCTGTATCGGAATAGCCCCTTGAGCCCCGTAAGGAATAAACCACGGCTGCTCAAACAAGGAGAGCACCCCTTTTGTATCTGGCGGCAATTCTTTCACGATTGCCGGGTACCAGTTCATCATCTTGTCCAGCTTGTAGATGACGCTTCTTACTTCATTCCCATCGCGCATGTACAGTGTTACGCGTTGTTTGTCGTAAACCGTTGGCGTCAGTGTAATATCCGAAATCTCCGCGAGTACATCTGGTGATAATTTCGATAACGACTTGGCAAGATGGGGAAGGAGCTCAGGTGAGGCCCAGGAGCTAATCAATGGCCTGTCCACTACACGCTTGGCGAAATTAACCTGTTTGAGCACATAGCCATTGTCCAGTAAGGCATAGCGGCTTCCGTCCTGCCCACTCCAAAAAGCGACGCGCTTTTGTTCGGTGATATGTAGCGTGATCAATCCGGGAAAAGAGCGGCTCACCGTCACATCTTTAATGGCCTCTAATGGTTTCAAGTTATTTCGTACACTGTTCTCCCATACGTTTAGAAACTGCATGTCCTTCACTAAGCCGGATTGAGCAACGATTTGCTCCGTCGTATAAATATCATTGCCAGTCACTCGAATCTCTTGCACCTTACTGTAAGGAGAACGGATAAAAACGATGATGAGAATGGTAAGAAAAAACAATACCAGCAAAAAGACCAGCTTGCGGTTGCCCCTTCTTCTGGGGCGTTGTTGCTTGACTTGCGGAATGCGTTCCTCATATACCGCCATGGCCGTACCCTTCCTCTTGTTTTTTAGGCTCATTGCCCAGAGCAAAGTAAATTACTGGATGTCTTTCGAATAAATGTCATTGAACAAAACAGGGAAAGCGGCATAACATTATGCCGCCCACTCTCCCTCGGTTACATCGATACTCGTGATATATCGGCTCCTAATTGACGCAACTGCTCTTCCAGCCGATCGTATCCACGATCGATATGATGGATCTGGTTCACCGTGGTAATACCTTCTGCAGCAAGCCCTGCGAGGACTAAGGCAGCACCTGCTCGAAGATCAGTAGCTTCGACATTCGTAGCGGTCAATTTGTTGACACCCCGAATAATTGCGGAGCCAAGATCTACGTATATAGAGGCGCCCATTCGCGCCAATTCATTCACATGTTTGAATCTTCCTTCAAAAATGGTCTCTTTGATGACACTTGTTCCCCTTGCCTGTGACAGAAACACCATCAGCTGCGCCTGCAAATCAGTCGGAAACCCAGGATACGGCGAGGTAATGATCCGGTCGTAGGCACGTGGACGGGACGTGCTTTTGATTTCCATTATATCATGGCGGGTCTTGATTTCAACACCGCAGCTACGGGCGACCTCAATCAATGCCATCAATTGCTCAGGCAATGTATTGGTCAATTCGATATGTCCCTGTGAAATACCGACAGCCAACAGATAGGTTCCTGTCACAATCCTGTCCGGTATGATCCGGTAACTGACGGAACGCAAACGAGGTACACCACTGATCTCAATCGTATCGGTGCCTGCCCCTCTAATTCGCGCTCCCATTGCATTCAGGAAATTCTGGAGGTCGATGATTTCCGGTTCTCGTGCTGCATTACAAATTCGAGTTGTGCCTTTTGCCAGCACAGCCGCCATCATGATATTTTCCGTCGCGCCCACACTGGGAAAGGAAAGAAAGATATTGGACCCACGCAATTGTTTGGCCCGAAATGTAATGTAGCCTTCCGATTCTTCGATTTTGGCTCCCAGCGCAGTCAATCCAGCCAAATGCAAGTCAATCCTGCGCTCTCCAATGTCACATCCACCTGGTCTGGAAATCGTGACCTCACCCAGCCGTGCGAGGAGTGGTCCCGCCAAAAAAATCGAAGATCGCATTTGGCTCATTAAATCATCCGGCACCTGCGGGACACAGACAGACGTTGTATCCAGATCGACACATCCGTCCTCATGCTTCGTATTCGCCCCAAGCAACGTCAAGATTTCGAGCATGACTTTAATGTCTTTTAGATGGGGGACGTCATAGATATAGAATTGCCCTTCCGCGAGCACTGCAGCGGCAAGAATGGGAAGAGCAGCGTTCTTAGCACCTTGGATCCGAAGCGAACCGGACAGAGGTCTTCCGCCTTCGATCGCAAAAGTCTCCAAACTTTCACCTCCGTGTTACCCCTCGCCCACCACCAGGACTTCCGGATGCAGGTCTATCCCATTTTTCTCGAGAATGGTGCTCCGAACATGATTAATCAAGGTGAGGACGTCGGCAGCCGTTGCTCCTCCGCAATTCACGATGAAGTTGGAGTGTTTTTCTGAAACCTGAGCTCCTCCGATCTGATAGCCCTTCAGCCCAGCTGCTTCAATCAGGCGACCTGCGTGGTCATTCGGCGGATTTCGGAACACACTGCCAGCACACGGCATCTGCAGCGGCTGCGTATTGCGCCGTCGTTCCTTATTGGCAGCGAGTGTGGCGGCAATCTCCTTGCGGTCGCCCGTCCTCAATTGAAAACGGGCCTCTAGCACGATCCCTTTTTGCTTTTGCAAAAGAGAAGTCCGATAGCTAAAGCTCAGTTCTTCGTTACTCAACACTTTACTTTCGCCGTTTTCGAAAAGGATCTCGGCATCAATAAGAATACGTGAAAGATCAGATCCGTGTGCCCCCGCATTCATATAGACGGCGCCGCCTACCGTACCAGGAATCCCTCCTGCAAACTCCATACCTGTTAATCCCATCTTGCCTGTCTCCACCGCCAGGCGGATCATGGAATATCCGGCACCCACACACACCTCTTCGCCCCTGAACTCACAGTGGCTCAAGCCCTCGGCCACCTTAAGCACGGCTCCACGTATCCCTCTGTCCCTCACCAGAAGGTTTGAACCGCGCCCGATTACACTCCAAGGAATTTCATGACGATGGATGATCTGCAAGGCTTTTTGCAAGGATGCTTTATCCTTGGGTTGGATTAACAAATCAGCAGGACCCCCGATCCGCCACGTTGTATGATTAGCAAGGGGTTCATCGGTCCACACTTTGTCAATTCCTGCTTGCATGAGTTCATCTGCGATTTTTTTCATTTGTGAACCTCCTGATACGTTTGCTAGGTCGGACCTAGTCTTCTCACGTGTTTGCTCCATACTATGCGTTCGCCCAGATCGGCGTGACAATCGCCTATCTGATCATTTTTTTCGTGTAATCGCCTCTAATTGACGGACAATCTCCGTAGCTGCTTGCGGCATCCCCAAGGAAAGAGAACTATTTTTCATCTCTTCCCATTTTGCTGGATTGGCAAGAATATTTTCCAAGGAAAGTAGCAAGCTCTCTCCGGTAAGTTCCCGCTCTACGATAACATGAGCTGCCCCTGCCCGCTCCAATCCCCTTGCATTTTTCTCTTGATGATTGTTCGTGACATACGGGGACGGAATCAAGATCGAAGGCACACCTAGTGCCGTAATTTCTGCCAAGGTAGATGCCCCTGCGCGACCAACCAATACATAGGTCGCTGCCAAAACATCCGGCATATTATGGACGAACGGAAGCACAGAAATGTTACTTGGAAGTGTTGCCAATTCTCTAAGCTGTGCCGAAATTGTTTCATAATGAACGTCGCCCGTCACATATACAAAATGAGAATCGGCATATTTGCCCAACTGCGTAACAACCGAAAGCACCGCCTCATTGATTGCGCGGGCTCCCCTGCTGCCACCAAAGATCAGCACGATTTTTTTGCTATTGTCCACACCCAAAAAGCTACGCCCCGCCTCTGCATTACCATGCATGACTTCCGTTGCACGCGGATTTCCGGTCAGTACCGTTTTAGACGGGGGAAAATGGGCAAGCGATTCTTTGAACGAAACAGCCACCCGTGTAGCTGAGCGAGAAAGAAACTTGTTGGTCAAGCCTGGCACTACGTTTTGCTCATGGATCAGCGTTGGAATCCCCAAGCGAGAAGCTGCATATACGACTGGGCCACACACGTAGCCACCTGTACCAATTACGACATCCGGTTTGAATTCGCGCAGCATTTTCTTGGCATCACCAACAGCCCGGACGAATTTCCACAAGGTCTTC
This genomic stretch from Brevibacillus brevis harbors:
- a CDS encoding YlmC/YmxH family sporulation protein codes for the protein MVKISDFQTKEVVNILDGKRLGQISDLEIDLRHGRVEAIVVPGPGKFLGFFSAGNDYVIPWRNIVKIGKDVVLVRMEEALKVEVKTSGGDEY
- the sigG gene encoding RNA polymerase sporulation sigma factor SigG; translation: MTRNKVEICGVDTSKLPVLTNKEMRELFERLQSGELAAREKLVNGNLRLVLSVIQRFNNRGEFVDDLFQVGCIGLMKAIDNFDLGQNVKFSTYAVPMIIGEIRRYLRDNNPIRVSRSLRDIAYKALQVRDNLTNKHSREPTIIEISQELNVAKEDVVFALDAIQDPVSLFEPIYQDGGDPIYVMDQISDEKNKDVTWVEEIALREGMQRLGDREKMILSMRFYEGKTQMEVAEEIGISQAQVSRLEKAAIAHMQKHVQS
- the sigE gene encoding RNA polymerase sporulation sigma factor SigE; amino-acid sequence: MYVKLRLQLQLTWYRILLWLGVRAEEVYYIGGSEALPPPLTREEEELLLGRLPSGDPAVRGMLIERNLRLVVYIARKFENTGINIEDLVSIGTIGLIKAVNTFDPDKNIKLATYASRCIENEILMYLRRNNKIRSEVSFDEPLNIDWDGNELLLSDVLGTENDTIYKNIEDQVDRKLLKKALDKLSDRERIIMELRFGLAGEEEKTQKDVADLLGISQSYISRLEKRIIKRLRKEFNKMV
- the spoIIGA gene encoding sigma-E processing peptidase SpoIIGA, with the translated sequence MVVYLDIILLLNVAIDTLLLWFTAYFRKERMVWWRMILASLFGSAYLVFFFFPVFSPMYQWWVKLLFSVIMLWIAFGNRRLLSFAQNLIIFYFVAFVFGGGVLGLQYFLAPQSEIVNGLVVTHNDGFGVGFKPTLAIVLIGFILIFFLGKRSYRAIQEPRRIETFLVDVVVTLAGEKVICRGLVDTGNQLHEPITRIPVMIMENRMFAHLLPPSLLRQADENGGVWEKLDGSWDHLPLEWQSRVRLIPYRSVSRGMDFLLAIKPDHVMVVQDGIRFETERVLIGLNPIPLAADGKYQAIVHPAMMETYEAEESTFILKQEG
- the ftsZ gene encoding cell division protein FtsZ; the encoded protein is MLEFDMDMESFARIKVIGCGGGGSNAVNRMIAGGLKGVEFITLNTDAQALQLSNADMKLQIGEKLTRGLGAGANPEIGKKAAEESRDLIENALRGADMVFVTAGMGGGTGTGAAPVVAEIAKEMGALTVGVVTRPFSFEGRRRSQHGEIGISALKEKVDTLIVIPNDRLLEIVDKNTPMLEAFREVDNVLRQGVQGISDLIATPGLINLDFADVKTIMTERGSALMGIGVSSGENRAAEAARRAISSPLLETSIDGARGVLMNITGGTNLSLYEVNEAADIVASASDPDVNMIFGAVINEELKNELVVTVIATGFEHAQRAPEAPRRQQQAVNTPGNRPTPVSNTNNSRAKEEEEDKSFFSMGNLDNLDIPAFLRNRRRNKN
- the ftsA gene encoding cell division protein FtsA; protein product: MVSNEFIVSLDIGTSKVRVMIGEINNGSINIIGVGQSHSEGIKKGVIVDIDQTVHAIREAVDHAERMVGVSIEEVYVGITGNHIDLHETQGVVAVSSEDREIREEDIQRVIQAAKVVAIPPDREIIEVVPKEYIVDGQGSIKDPRGMIGVRLEMEGTIVTGLKTVVHNIVRCAQRTNLRVAGIFLQPLAASTVALSKDDKNMGVVLVDIGAGSTTIGVFEQGKLAATTVIGIGGDHITSDISLGLRTHTDVADRVKTKNGCALIDEASEDVKFKVNRIGSEVEKQFTQVDLANIIEPRAAEIFQLVEDAVYKLGYRDEIAGGYVLTGGTVAMPGMLELAKEELDAPVRIAIPDYIGVRDPAYTTGVGLIQYALQLMERRSIRVTPSFKGTQKQTVSSKPKAEGGGLMEKVKNWFSEFI
- a CDS encoding small basic family protein, whose product is MWLPLIGLIVGLVVGFLLDWRVPQEYSSYLSIALLAGLDTIFGGIRSFLERTFNVRIFMSGFFFNTLFAAGLAFIGGFLGIDLYLAAIVAFGVRLFNNLAVIRRIVLSKWINQQE
- a CDS encoding DUF881 domain-containing protein; translation: MLQKSRKITFILAIISAIIGVMLTVQLRSSLHPVHKESRSIAELRTTLQKELEKHKNLLADISKYNQLYYQYETSLSEDESISVMKEELARTRRMAGMVGMEGEGIVIDVVDAPTPEEPVLDEHMPVPVVGDYTIDDEDLRWLVNILFANGAQAVSINGHRLIATTAIRNVGDVIQIDTRTIRAPYEIKALGEPEVLLSALKLEGVEENFQLANKKVLAEKRDKLMISANNETRVIQFMKPVKQKGDS
- a CDS encoding DUF881 domain-containing protein yields the protein MSRRRKFHLYLTIVTFSTGFLVATSFETNKLTRKERMNDQLFQQETQLNDRILAEKEQNRHLESQLLDLQRQVGKVEEAMAERKSEAADTLSQLDAARMLAGVVAVEGPGIVITMQDSQNAANSADIANYIVHEQDVRLVVNELRAAGAEAISINGQRVVSNSEIRCIGPTIIVNGIKSAAPFVVTAIGNPDTLDSALNLPGGVLHSLQDFVQISVAKKEKVELPAFVGDAKTKHS
- a CDS encoding cell division protein FtsQ/DivIB — encoded protein: MAVYEERIPQVKQQRPRRRGNRKLVFLLVLFFLTILIIVFIRSPYSKVQEIRVTGNDIYTTEQIVAQSGLVKDMQFLNVWENSVRNNLKPLEAIKDVTVSRSFPGLITLHITEQKRVAFWSGQDGSRYALLDNGYVLKQVNFAKRVVDRPLISSWASPELLPHLAKSLSKLSPDVLAEISDITLTPTVYDKQRVTLYMRDGNEVRSVIYKLDKMMNWYPAIVKELPPDTKGVLSLFEQPWFIPYGAQGAIPIQEGQEQPQQ
- the murA gene encoding UDP-N-acetylglucosamine 1-carboxyvinyltransferase → METFAIEGGRPLSGSLRIQGAKNAALPILAAAVLAEGQFYIYDVPHLKDIKVMLEILTLLGANTKHEDGCVDLDTTSVCVPQVPDDLMSQMRSSIFLAGPLLARLGEVTISRPGGCDIGERRIDLHLAGLTALGAKIEESEGYITFRAKQLRGSNIFLSFPSVGATENIMMAAVLAKGTTRICNAAREPEIIDLQNFLNAMGARIRGAGTDTIEISGVPRLRSVSYRIIPDRIVTGTYLLAVGISQGHIELTNTLPEQLMALIEVARSCGVEIKTRHDIMEIKSTSRPRAYDRIITSPYPGFPTDLQAQLMVFLSQARGTSVIKETIFEGRFKHVNELARMGASIYVDLGSAIIRGVNKLTATNVEATDLRAGAALVLAGLAAEGITTVNQIHHIDRGYDRLEEQLRQLGADISRVSM
- the murB gene encoding UDP-N-acetylmuramate dehydrogenase; protein product: MKKIADELMQAGIDKVWTDEPLANHTTWRIGGPADLLIQPKDKASLQKALQIIHRHEIPWSVIGRGSNLLVRDRGIRGAVLKVAEGLSHCEFRGEEVCVGAGYSMIRLAVETGKMGLTGMEFAGGIPGTVGGAVYMNAGAHGSDLSRILIDAEILFENGESKVLSNEELSFSYRTSLLQKQKGIVLEARFQLRTGDRKEIAATLAANKERRRNTQPLQMPCAGSVFRNPPNDHAGRLIEAAGLKGYQIGGAQVSEKHSNFIVNCGGATAADVLTLINHVRSTILEKNGIDLHPEVLVVGEG